A portion of the Chryseobacterium tructae genome contains these proteins:
- a CDS encoding DUF4280 domain-containing protein — MSEKHIVVQGALCKCQFGQVPDKLKVLSHTKEYANDKEASKKLIVTTKEIGGATLEKNTFGNCPKMGNPPPPCKPMITEWQNFYEGVILSNGGNIILEDSKAVCAIAGTACINIIDHGQRAEASQQNFENADKDVQQQINPLVNPEEMYNKQPINEGIITQTE, encoded by the coding sequence ATGTCTGAAAAACATATCGTTGTTCAAGGAGCTCTGTGCAAATGCCAGTTTGGACAAGTTCCCGACAAACTAAAAGTACTTTCTCATACCAAAGAATATGCGAATGATAAAGAGGCATCCAAGAAACTAATTGTCACTACCAAAGAGATTGGAGGTGCCACTTTAGAAAAAAACACTTTTGGAAACTGTCCGAAAATGGGAAATCCCCCCCCACCCTGCAAACCCATGATTACAGAATGGCAGAATTTTTACGAAGGTGTTATATTAAGTAATGGTGGAAATATTATTCTGGAAGACAGCAAAGCCGTTTGTGCCATTGCAGGAACCGCTTGTATAAATATTATAGATCATGGGCAGCGGGCAGAAGCCAGCCAGCAGAATTTTGAAAATGCAGATAAAGATGTACAGCAGCAGATCAATCCATTGGTGAATCCTGAAGAAATGTACAATAAGCAACCCATCAACGAAGGCATTATAACACAAACTGAATGA
- a CDS encoding lipocalin family protein: MKKQLLLFAFSTLALASCNDDNLKAYEMDIMKGDWKEVKTEIISGKDNKTVLKTILPEGCSAKNTLFFKTDFSTSYTAYDGDPDGTNCQIAAKSEGKYTYDADSKILNIQFSGEDAGDMKFKVDMLTAQELRLAPQYGNYDVDGDKVIDITYVTYKR, encoded by the coding sequence ATGAAAAAACAGCTACTTTTATTTGCCTTTTCAACTCTGGCACTTGCTTCTTGTAATGACGATAACCTTAAAGCCTATGAAATGGATATTATGAAAGGGGATTGGAAAGAAGTAAAAACAGAAATTATTTCAGGAAAAGATAATAAAACTGTGCTTAAAACAATACTTCCGGAAGGATGTAGTGCTAAAAATACACTTTTCTTCAAAACAGACTTTTCCACGAGCTATACAGCTTATGATGGGGATCCAGACGGAACCAACTGTCAGATTGCTGCTAAAAGCGAAGGAAAATACACTTACGACGCTGATTCTAAGATCTTAAACATTCAGTTTAGTGGTGAGGATGCCGGAGATATGAAATTCAAAGTCGATATGCTTACTGCACAAGAACTTAGATTAGCACCGCAATATGGAAACTATGATGTAGATGGAGATAAAGTGATCGACATCACTTACGTGACTTACAAAAGATAA
- a CDS encoding GDSL-type esterase/lipase family protein, with protein sequence MKKILSAFLLLYFTIAFSQEKKPMFWQDIQNFKKENQENPPPKNAILLLGSSSFTKWTDVAEYFPTKTIINRGFGGSRLTDLNYFADDLLSPYQPKQIIIYCGENDFADNHQLKAQKVVKRYKTFYKKIRAKFPNIEVDYISMKYSPSREVLWPQIKEANARIEAFMKKQPHSAFIDVTKAMEDANGNVRKDIFVEDMLHFKPEGYQIWTKVMTPYMK encoded by the coding sequence ATGAAGAAGATTCTATCAGCATTTCTACTGCTGTACTTTACTATTGCCTTTTCGCAAGAAAAAAAACCGATGTTTTGGCAGGACATTCAAAATTTCAAAAAAGAAAATCAAGAAAACCCACCGCCTAAAAATGCTATTCTATTACTAGGAAGTTCATCTTTTACCAAATGGACGGATGTAGCAGAATATTTCCCTACCAAAACTATCATTAACAGAGGGTTTGGAGGTTCAAGACTCACCGATCTCAACTATTTTGCTGATGATCTGTTGTCTCCATATCAGCCTAAGCAGATCATTATCTATTGTGGAGAAAATGATTTTGCAGACAATCATCAGCTGAAGGCCCAGAAAGTTGTTAAAAGATATAAGACCTTTTACAAAAAGATACGTGCAAAATTTCCAAATATAGAAGTGGATTATATTTCAATGAAATACTCTCCCAGCCGGGAGGTGCTTTGGCCACAGATCAAAGAAGCCAATGCCAGGATTGAAGCTTTCATGAAAAAGCAACCTCATTCAGCATTTATTGATGTCACCAAAGCCATGGAGGATGCTAACGGGAATGTAAGAAAAGATATTTTTGTGGAAGATATGCTTCACTTTAAACCAGAAGGATATCAGATTTGGACTAAAGTGATGACTCCTTATATGAAATAA